The following proteins are co-located in the Polymorphospora rubra genome:
- the pstA gene encoding phosphate ABC transporter permease PstA — protein MAPVKPATAPATALSTTLPAAEPGPDLPEERRATGQLRRTDGFAMIGALVAAVSLTALLFTRLAPFDGLLGFVVVSYLAFLGFYTLLVSFDENGPTVRDRLAAAVVHSLASLMLLALVAVVAFTLWRGRDALGYLNFFVEDMGRAGPLQPLSVGGIRHAMVGTLQQIAIALAVTVPLGLVCAVFLSELPGPFSRLVRTIAEAMTALPSVVAGLFIYATVVLALGLDKSGFAASLALGVMMLPIMIRAADVVIRLVPGTLREASLALGASQWRTIWHVVVPTARSGLTTAVILGTARGIGETSPVLLTAGFAAYTNANPTSGPQTSLPLFVFDAVRRPDEAMISRGFGAAAVLMGLVLILFVIARMVGGRAPGQLGRRAARARVRASRRDAVRFAARARARQVPGVEASDSEVSDA, from the coding sequence ATGGCCCCCGTGAAGCCGGCCACCGCGCCGGCCACCGCGCTGTCGACCACGCTGCCCGCCGCGGAGCCCGGACCGGACCTGCCGGAGGAGCGCCGGGCGACCGGGCAGCTGCGTCGCACCGACGGCTTCGCGATGATCGGCGCGCTGGTCGCAGCCGTCAGCCTGACCGCGCTGCTGTTCACCCGGCTGGCGCCGTTCGACGGCCTCCTCGGCTTCGTGGTCGTCTCCTACCTGGCCTTCCTCGGCTTCTACACGCTGCTCGTGTCGTTCGACGAGAACGGGCCGACCGTACGGGACCGGCTGGCCGCGGCCGTGGTGCACAGTCTGGCGTCGCTGATGCTGCTGGCTCTGGTCGCGGTCGTCGCGTTCACCCTGTGGCGGGGTCGGGACGCGTTGGGCTATCTCAACTTCTTTGTCGAGGACATGGGCCGGGCCGGGCCGTTGCAGCCGCTGAGCGTCGGCGGGATCCGGCACGCGATGGTCGGCACCCTCCAGCAGATCGCCATCGCGCTCGCGGTCACCGTGCCGCTCGGCCTGGTCTGCGCGGTCTTCCTCAGCGAACTGCCCGGCCCGTTCAGCCGGCTGGTCCGCACGATCGCCGAGGCGATGACGGCGCTGCCGTCCGTCGTCGCAGGGTTGTTCATCTACGCCACGGTCGTCCTCGCCCTCGGGCTGGACAAGTCCGGGTTCGCCGCGTCGCTGGCGCTCGGCGTGATGATGCTGCCGATCATGATCCGGGCCGCCGACGTGGTGATCAGACTGGTGCCCGGCACGCTGCGGGAGGCGTCGCTCGCGCTGGGCGCCTCGCAGTGGCGGACCATCTGGCACGTCGTCGTGCCCACCGCCCGCTCCGGCCTGACCACCGCGGTCATCCTCGGCACCGCACGCGGCATCGGCGAGACGTCACCGGTCCTGCTCACCGCCGGCTTCGCCGCGTACACCAACGCCAACCCCACCAGCGGCCCCCAGACATCGCTGCCGCTGTTCGTCTTCGACGCCGTACGTCGTCCGGACGAGGCGATGATCTCGCGCGGCTTCGGCGCGGCCGCGGTGCTGATGGGGCTGGTCCTGATCCTGTTCGTGATCGCCCGAATGGTCGGTGGGCGGGCGCCCGGCCAACTCGGCCGACGTGCGGCCCGCGCCCGGGTCCGGGCGTCCCGCCGCGACGCGGTCCGGTTCGCCGCCCGCGCCCGGGCCCGTCAGGTGCCCGGAGTCGAAGCAAGTGACAGCGAGGTAAGTGATGCGTAG
- a CDS encoding phosphate ABC transporter substrate-binding protein PstS, translating to MRSSRSLLAALAAVLVVLAAAPVPARAAPKLVQISGAGSSWSANALDNWRRNVQQRGIYVNYASTGSTDGRNQFRNGTSDFGVSEIPYGLRDVFAGSDLRPDRGFGYMPIVAGGTAFMYNLTIGGRRVTNLRLSGEVLAKIFTGAVKRWNDPQIAAHNPGLTLPARNIVPVVRQDGSGTTAQLTLWMSKQHPQIWDTYCARFGKSAPCGITSTYPFRSADGFVGASGSTGVSGYVAQANAEGAITYVEYSYALNARFPVVKMLNAANYYVEPTAANVAVALTRATINDNPSSPDYLTQILDGVYTYDDPRVYPLSSYSYMIIPQRIELNVTEDKGFTLASFANYFLCEGQQQADVLGYSPLPINLVRAAMEQVRKIPGAPQQNIGIENCNNPTFSRDGTNTLARNAPRPSDCDRQGRTQSPTGTAGARQETPVNAAARCTAGGGGTPPSGGPSPSGGPSATPSQGAGGDPAAAPGGLVDPETGEVIDPGAGGGGEQIAAVPVSLDGEGGWRLRHTVMLIAVVLLVGVLFGPPLLAHTLAGRRDRGDRR from the coding sequence ATGCGTAGCAGCCGTTCCCTCCTGGCCGCCCTCGCGGCGGTCCTGGTCGTGCTGGCGGCGGCGCCGGTGCCCGCCCGGGCCGCGCCGAAGCTGGTGCAGATCAGCGGCGCCGGATCGTCGTGGAGCGCCAACGCGCTCGACAACTGGCGGCGCAACGTCCAGCAGCGCGGCATCTACGTCAACTACGCGTCGACCGGCTCCACCGACGGCCGCAACCAGTTCCGCAACGGCACCTCGGACTTCGGCGTCTCGGAGATCCCGTACGGCCTGCGGGACGTGTTCGCCGGCTCGGACCTGCGGCCGGACCGCGGGTTCGGCTACATGCCGATCGTGGCCGGCGGTACGGCGTTCATGTACAACCTGACGATCGGCGGCCGGCGGGTCACCAACCTGCGGCTGTCCGGCGAGGTGCTCGCCAAGATCTTCACCGGGGCCGTCAAGCGGTGGAACGACCCGCAGATCGCCGCGCACAACCCCGGCCTGACCCTGCCGGCCCGCAACATCGTCCCGGTCGTCCGGCAGGACGGCTCGGGCACCACCGCCCAACTGACCCTGTGGATGAGCAAGCAGCATCCGCAGATCTGGGACACGTACTGCGCACGGTTCGGCAAGTCCGCGCCGTGCGGCATCACCTCGACCTACCCGTTCCGGTCCGCGGACGGGTTCGTCGGGGCGAGCGGCTCGACCGGCGTATCCGGCTACGTGGCACAGGCCAACGCCGAGGGCGCCATCACGTACGTCGAGTACTCGTACGCGCTCAACGCCCGGTTCCCGGTCGTGAAGATGCTCAACGCGGCGAACTACTACGTCGAACCGACCGCCGCGAACGTCGCCGTCGCCCTGACCCGGGCGACGATCAACGACAACCCGTCGTCGCCGGACTACCTGACCCAGATCCTCGACGGCGTCTACACCTACGACGACCCACGGGTCTATCCGCTGTCGTCGTACTCGTACATGATCATTCCGCAGCGGATCGAACTGAACGTCACCGAGGACAAGGGCTTCACCCTCGCCTCGTTCGCGAACTACTTCCTGTGCGAGGGCCAGCAGCAGGCCGACGTGCTGGGCTACTCGCCGCTGCCGATCAACCTGGTCCGGGCCGCGATGGAACAGGTCCGCAAGATCCCGGGTGCCCCGCAGCAGAACATCGGCATCGAGAACTGCAACAACCCGACGTTCTCCCGCGACGGCACCAACACCCTGGCCCGCAACGCGCCCCGGCCGTCCGACTGCGACCGGCAGGGGCGGACGCAGAGTCCGACCGGCACCGCCGGTGCCCGGCAGGAGACCCCGGTCAACGCCGCCGCCCGGTGCACGGCGGGTGGTGGCGGCACGCCGCCGTCCGGGGGACCGAGCCCGTCCGGCGGTCCGTCGGCCACTCCGTCGCAGGGGGCGGGCGGCGATCCGGCGGCGGCCCCCGGCGGTCTCGTCGACCCGGAGACCGGCGAGGTGATCGACCCCGGCGCCGGCGGTGGCGGTGAGCAGATCGCGGCCGTACCGGTCTCGCTCGATGGCGAAGGCGGCTGGCGGCTGCGGCACACGGTGATGCTGATCGCCGTCGTGTTGCTGGTCGGCGTGCTGTTCGGCCCGCCGCTGCTGGCCCACACCCTCGCCGGCCGTCGCGACCGTGGGGACCGGCGGTGA